The following proteins are encoded in a genomic region of Reichenbachiella sp.:
- a CDS encoding LacI family DNA-binding transcriptional regulator — translation MSNSVTIIDLAKELKISPSTVSRALRDHPAIKQETKIMVQELAKKLGYQPNTLALSLLYRKTNNIGIIVPEITSYFFSSIICGIQDVLEPEGQHVIISQSNESYETELKGIETFLSSRVDGMLISSTFNTNDYSHLEKLRQNNVPVVVFDRDCEGYEMNKVLVDDYDGACQAVEHLISQGCKRIAHIAGSDQLSIARHRKNGYIDTLSKHGIAIDEELMIESKFFQMEDGVEPTKRLLSLPNLPDGIFAVNDAIAIGALSVLRERDVKVPDEVALIGFDNDPYAKFSSPTLSTIDQPVYEMGMLAARILLASIGKSDHNSNFRQEILKPELIVRESSNRGKI, via the coding sequence ATGAGTAATTCGGTGACAATTATAGACCTGGCCAAGGAGTTGAAAATATCTCCCTCTACAGTCTCTCGTGCCTTACGTGATCACCCTGCTATCAAGCAAGAAACGAAAATAATGGTTCAGGAATTGGCTAAAAAACTAGGTTACCAGCCCAATACTTTAGCACTTAGTTTGTTGTATCGCAAGACCAACAACATTGGGATCATAGTACCCGAAATCACCAGCTATTTTTTCTCTTCTATCATTTGTGGCATTCAGGATGTGCTGGAGCCGGAAGGTCAGCATGTGATCATTAGCCAGTCCAATGAGTCTTATGAAACAGAACTCAAAGGCATAGAAACTTTCCTGTCCAGCCGGGTAGATGGGATGCTTATTTCAAGTACTTTCAATACCAATGACTATTCGCATCTGGAGAAGCTCAGACAAAACAATGTACCTGTAGTTGTTTTTGATAGGGATTGCGAAGGGTACGAAATGAATAAAGTATTGGTCGATGATTATGACGGGGCTTGTCAGGCAGTGGAGCATTTGATCAGTCAGGGATGCAAGCGGATCGCTCATATTGCTGGCTCTGACCAACTTTCAATCGCACGGCATAGAAAGAACGGTTATATTGACACCTTGTCGAAGCATGGAATAGCCATTGATGAAGAGCTGATGATCGAAAGTAAATTCTTTCAAATGGAAGACGGCGTAGAACCAACTAAAAGACTCCTTTCCCTTCCGAATCTACCCGATGGTATATTCGCTGTGAATGATGCTATTGCGATTGGTGCTCTTTCCGTACTTCGGGAAAGGGATGTCAAGGTCCCTGATGAGGTGGCATTGATTGGATTTGACAACGATCCGTATGCCAAGTTTTCGTCTCCGACCTTATCCACGATAGACCAACCAGTGTACGAAATGGGCATGTTGGCGGCTCGGATTCTGCTGGCCTCCATCGGCAAGTCAGACCATAACTCCAATTTCAGACAAGAAATTCTGAAACCGGAATTGATCGTACGAGAATCTTCGAACCGAGGAAAAATCTAA